One window from the genome of Cryptomeria japonica chromosome 6, Sugi_1.0, whole genome shotgun sequence encodes:
- the LOC131071409 gene encoding uncharacterized protein LOC131071409 isoform X3 — translation MCVSSSGICSGVDDAAGANGSSSNLCMICGSRYQTHTIEDFALTDELMDMVFAHEPQTQDAATVSHTPPPVTIAATSMPVVLTGDEMSQIDDITLLAIDFGRQGYTGTPSTSRARPKKKDSSKTPKCRKKLIRPWIKRGRRKYPYLFHQWRTLLLTLEKHLKIR, via the exons atgtgtgtcagctcttcggggatatgctcgggggtagatgatgcagccggtgcaaaTGGATCCTCATCTAATttgtgcatgatttgcgggagtagatatCAGACCCACACGATTGAGGAtttcgcgctgacagatgagttgatggacatggtgtttgcccatgagccacagacacag gatgcagcaacggtatcccatactcctcccccagttaccatagctgcaacttcgatgcctgtg gtgttgacaggggacgaaatgtcccagattgatgacatcacgctcttagcgatcgattttggccgacaaggctatacg ggtaccccctccacatctagggctcgtcctaagaaaaaggattcctcgaagacgccaaaatgtaggaagaag ctgattcgcccgtggatcaaaagagggcggag gaaatatccatacctatttcatcaatggcgaaccctcctccttacactggagaagcatctcaagatccg gtaa
- the LOC131071409 gene encoding uncharacterized protein LOC131071409 isoform X1, with the protein MCVSSSGICSGVDDAAGANGSSSNLCMICGSRYQTHTIEDFALTDELMDMVFAHEPQTQDAATVSHTPPPVTIAATSMPVVLTGDEMSQIDDITLLAIDFGRQGYTGTPSTSRARPKKKDSSKTPKCRKKLIRPWIKRGRRYVSLLYFLDFMIICTRTCELVIYYNLIIFSYRKYPYLFHQWRTLLLTLEKHLKIR; encoded by the exons atgtgtgtcagctcttcggggatatgctcgggggtagatgatgcagccggtgcaaaTGGATCCTCATCTAATttgtgcatgatttgcgggagtagatatCAGACCCACACGATTGAGGAtttcgcgctgacagatgagttgatggacatggtgtttgcccatgagccacagacacag gatgcagcaacggtatcccatactcctcccccagttaccatagctgcaacttcgatgcctgtg gtgttgacaggggacgaaatgtcccagattgatgacatcacgctcttagcgatcgattttggccgacaaggctatacg ggtaccccctccacatctagggctcgtcctaagaaaaaggattcctcgaagacgccaaaatgtaggaagaag ctgattcgcccgtggatcaaaagagggcggaggtatgtatctctactttattttcttgatttcatgattatatgcacacgtacatgtgaacttgtgatatattataatcttataattttttcatacaggaaatatccatacctatttcatcaatggcgaaccctcctccttacactggagaagcatctcaagatccg gtaa
- the LOC131071409 gene encoding uncharacterized protein LOC131071409 isoform X2, producing MCVSSSGICSGVDDAAGANGSSSNLCMICGSRYQTHTIEDFALTDELMDMVFAHEPQTQDAATVSHTPPPVTIAATSMPVVLTGDEMSQIDDITLLAIDFGRQGYTGTPSTSRARPKKKDSSKTPKCRKKLIRPWIKRGRRNIHTYFINGEPSSLHWRSISRSGNSDSFYINGEPSSVHWRSISGTNPFTVRP from the exons atgtgtgtcagctcttcggggatatgctcgggggtagatgatgcagccggtgcaaaTGGATCCTCATCTAATttgtgcatgatttgcgggagtagatatCAGACCCACACGATTGAGGAtttcgcgctgacagatgagttgatggacatggtgtttgcccatgagccacagacacag gatgcagcaacggtatcccatactcctcccccagttaccatagctgcaacttcgatgcctgtg gtgttgacaggggacgaaatgtcccagattgatgacatcacgctcttagcgatcgattttggccgacaaggctatacg ggtaccccctccacatctagggctcgtcctaagaaaaaggattcctcgaagacgccaaaatgtaggaagaag ctgattcgcccgtggatcaaaagagggcgga gaaatatccatacctatttcatcaatggcgaaccctcctccttacactggagaagcatctcaagatccg gtaatagcgacagtttctacatcaatggtgagccatcctcagtccattggagaagcatatcAGGCACAA accccttcacggtacgaccataa